Proteins from one Cryptomeria japonica chromosome 4, Sugi_1.0, whole genome shotgun sequence genomic window:
- the LOC131027298 gene encoding GRAS family protein RAM1-like: MVLPDGPPISSVPHYPLDNPFEEENVLALLECEDYPCVNITEGELHQEMVNQNLFGLFEEFPSTPNVHTNHQFSVPTADGHENALSCEEIIKAAGDQYMHAWAEGGFNLNYSLAVPGLPGEEQNGIELSHLVLASAEMVSNQRYEEASRLLDQCKIFSSQLGNPIERLCYYFSGAIQERMGRQTCSETYKGKEITPDFANNYRSDYGKSEFSSLVALCTSVLPYGKMLQFTAVQAILDALRHERSIHVIDLGIRTGCQWTSLIQSLSLKHSSSSVKHLKITAVGVNSDDLEDSGTRLTEFAKAMAISFSFCSIKVSKLEEIKEDLFNVQAGEFVAVNAPTVFRTLLYDPTLLGNTVNVIRKLNPHILVSSEVEGQHNSPIFADRFVEVLFYYSAYFDCLEAVLPDRNDLKRVKFEEVCCGSQIRNMIACEGEDRRVRHVKMDIWRSFFKRAGFREKKFSYRAWYQARLLLKQYVNAESFTIEPNGSAMCVGWKGRSLHTLSVWACKKMHNR; this comes from the coding sequence ATGGTATTACCAGATGGACCTCCAATTTCATCTGTTCCACATTACCCACTTGacaacccatttgaggaggaaaatGTCCTTGCTCTGCTAGAGTGTGAAGATTATCCATGTGTAAACATCACAGAGGGTGAGCTGCACCAAGAGATGGTTAATCAAAATTTATTTGGCCTGTTTGAGGAATTTCCTTCAACACCCAATGTCCACACCAATCATCAATTCTCTGTGCCGACAGCGGACGGGCATGAGAATGCCTTGTCGTGTGAAGAAATCATTAAGGCGGCGGGCGACCAGTACATGCATGCGTGGGCTGAGGGGGGTTTCAATCTGAACTACTCATTAGCCGTTCCAGGCCTGCCTGGGGAAGAGCAGAACGGGATTGAATTGTCTCATCTTGTTTTGGCCTCAGCAGAGATGGTCAGCAACCAGCGATATGAAGAAGCCTCCAGGCTGCTAGATCAATGCAAGATATTCTCTTCCCAGCTGGGGAACCCCATTGAAAGGCTCTGTTATTATTTTTCCGGAGCTATCCAAGAGAGAATGGGACGCCAGACCTGCAGTGAGACATATAAGGGGAAAGAAATAACCCCTGATTTCGCCAACAATTACAGAAGTGATTACGGAAAAAGTGAGTTTTCTTCTCTAGTTGCTCTGTGTACTTCGGTTCTTCCCTATGGCAAAATGCTACAATTCACAGCTGTCCAAGCTATTCTTGATGCCTTAAGGCATGAGAGAAGCATTCATGTGATTGATCTGGGAATTCGAACTGGGTGCCAATGGACATCATTGATCCAGTCTCTCTCTCTAAAACATTCTTCTTCTTCCGTTAAGCATCTCAAGATCACAGCAGTTGGGGTGAATTCCGATGACCTAGAAGACAGTGGAACAAGGCTTACAGAGTTCGCTAAAGCTATGGCCATTAGCTTTTCCTTCTGTTCAATCAAGGTCTCAAAGCTTGAGGAGATTAAAGAAGATTTATTTAATGTTCAAGCAGGTGAGTTTGTGGCAGTGAATGCTCCTACTGTTTTCAGAACTTTGTTATATGACCCTACTCTTCTAGGAAACACTGTTAATGTTATCAGAAAATTAAATCCCCACATTTTGGTGAGTTCTGAAGTAGAAGGGCAGCATAATTCCCCCATTTTCGCTGATCGGTTCGTCGAGGTGCTTTTCTATTACAGCGCTTACTTTGACTGTTTGGAAGCTGTGCTGCCCGATAGAAATGATTTGAAAAGGGTCAAGTTTGAAGAAGTCTGTTGTGGGAGTCAAATAAGAAATATGATAGCCTGCGAGGGGGAGGACAGGAGGGTGAGACACGTCAAAATGGATATTTGGAGGTCTTTCTTTAAACGGGCAGGATTTAGAGAAAAGAAATTCAGCTATCGTGCTTGGTATCAAGCAAGATTATTGCTCAAGCAATATGTTAACGCAGAAAGTTTTACTATTGAGCCGAATGGATCGGCTATGTGTGTAGGGTGGAAAGGAAGGTCGTTGCACACACTGTCTGTATGGGCTTGTAAAAAAATGCACAACCGCTAG